The segment TTCTACAAAATAAAAAATGCAATTTCAATGAATTAATGTTATTTTTAAAAGAAAAGGTTTTTTAAGGGGATTGCCAATAACTAAGATAAGGGGATAGATTCGTATGATTCTGGATGCCTTTTTGGGGTTATTTTCAAATGATATTGCCGTTGATCTTGGAACATCTAATACACTTGTTTATCTGAAGGTAAAAGGCATTGTGCTAAGCGAACCTTCAGTTGTAGTTATCAAAAAGGATAACAACCAAGTTCTGGCAGTTGGAACCGAGGCAAAAGCGATGCTTGGGAGAACCCCTGGGAATATTATTCCCATACGGCCAATGAAGGACGGTGTTATGGCAAATTATGAGGTCACAGAAGCAATGCTCCGCTATTTTATAAGAAAGGTTCATCATAGAAGGATATTTGTCCGTCCAAGAATCATTATATGTGTTCCTAGGGGGGTTACCCAGGTTGAAAAAAGGGCTGTAAAGAATTCTGCAGAATCTGCTGGAGCCAGGGAGGTATATCTTATTGAAGAACCTATGGCTGCTGCAATAGGTGTTGGGATTGATGTTAAGAAACCATATGGGAATATGATATTAGATATAGGAGGTGGCACTACAGAAGTAGCTGTAATCTCCCTTTCAGGTATAGTCCTTAGCAAGTCTGTAAGGGTAGGGGGCGATTTTATGGATGAGAGTATTGTAAATTATTTACGAAAAAAATATAGCCTCCTTATAGGAGAAAGGACAGCAGAAGAGATAAAAATTAAGATCGGTTCTGCCTATCCCCTTGAGGAAAGCTTAAGCATGGAGGCTAAAGGGAGGCATCTGGTTGATGGTATTCCAAAGACTTTTCAAATAACAGATGAAGAGATAAGAAATGCCCTTTCTGAATCTATCTTTACTATCGTAAGGGCTGTGAAGGATGCTCTGGAAAAAACACCACCTGAACTCGCCTCTGATATTGTGGATAGGGGTATCCTTTTGGTGGGAGGAGGGGCCCTGCTGAGGGGTTTAGATATTTTCCTCAGGGAAGAAACAGGCCTTCCTGTTACTGTAGCTGAAAATCCTCTCTCTGCCGTTGTTCAAGGAGCGGGGAAGTGTCTTGATGAGCTAGATTTTTTAAAAAAGATTTCAATATAAATATTTATAAAAGATGTGTCCTTTTCTTGCTTGTCCAAGAAAAGGACGAAAAGAAGGACGCCCCCTCGATTTTCTTAACGGTATTTGACTTTGTTCGCTCGGAGAAGCAACAAACTCGAGCTTTGCTCTCAGACAGTTGCTTCTCTTTTCCTCGCTCACTTGTCAAATCCCTAAAAATCGAAAGGGGGAATTAAAAAATCCATACTTTCCTCATTCGCTGGAAAAATTCCTAAAAAGCAAAAGGGGAGATTAGAAAACTTCTTGATTTCCTCTATAACCTATTTTTACTTAAGAATTCCTCTGGCGTATTAAAAG is part of the Nitrospinota bacterium genome and harbors:
- a CDS encoding rod shape-determining protein; amino-acid sequence: MRMILDAFLGLFSNDIAVDLGTSNTLVYLKVKGIVLSEPSVVVIKKDNNQVLAVGTEAKAMLGRTPGNIIPIRPMKDGVMANYEVTEAMLRYFIRKVHHRRIFVRPRIIICVPRGVTQVEKRAVKNSAESAGAREVYLIEEPMAAAIGVGIDVKKPYGNMILDIGGGTTEVAVISLSGIVLSKSVRVGGDFMDESIVNYLRKKYSLLIGERTAEEIKIKIGSAYPLEESLSMEAKGRHLVDGIPKTFQITDEEIRNALSESIFTIVRAVKDALEKTPPELASDIVDRGILLVGGGALLRGLDIFLREETGLPVTVAENPLSAVVQGAGKCLDELDFLKKISI